Proteins encoded in a region of the Helicobacter sp. 11S03491-1 genome:
- a CDS encoding site-specific DNA-methyltransferase: MQTYYEKKDLKLFLGDCIETLEKITPETIDMIFVDPPYHLSNNGFTCQAGKAVCVNKGDWDKSSGVQKDFDFHQKWIACCKRVLKPSGTIWVCGTYHSIYSCGFALQKSNFKILNDICWFKPNASPNLSCRYFTASHETLLWAKKDSKSKHIFNYETMKNGEWDHDKIKQPNKQMRSVWAINTPKMSEKTFGKHPTQKPLELLRRIILASTNKADLILDPFTGSSTTGIAALELGRKFIGIDAEKQYLDLSIKRFEQAFSKKDKLW; this comes from the coding sequence ATGCAAACATATTATGAAAAAAAAGATTTAAAATTATTTTTGGGTGATTGTATAGAGACTTTGGAAAAAATAACTCCCGAAACTATAGATATGATCTTTGTTGATCCTCCTTATCATCTCTCAAATAATGGCTTTACTTGTCAAGCAGGCAAGGCTGTTTGCGTTAATAAGGGAGACTGGGATAAAAGTAGTGGCGTTCAAAAAGACTTTGATTTTCACCAAAAATGGATAGCTTGTTGTAAGAGAGTATTGAAACCCTCAGGAACCATATGGGTTTGTGGCACTTATCATTCAATCTATAGCTGTGGATTTGCCTTACAAAAATCAAATTTCAAAATTTTGAATGATATTTGTTGGTTTAAACCAAATGCATCTCCTAATTTGAGCTGTAGATACTTTACAGCCAGCCACGAGACACTTTTGTGGGCAAAAAAAGACTCTAAAAGCAAACATATCTTCAACTACGAAACGATGAAAAATGGAGAGTGGGATCATGATAAAATCAAACAACCAAACAAACAAATGCGCTCTGTATGGGCAATCAATACCCCAAAAATGAGTGAAAAAACCTTTGGAAAACACCCAACCCAAAAACCTTTGGAATTATTAAGGCGCATTATTCTTGCTTCAACCAACAAAGCGGACTTGATTCTTGATCCATTTACAGGAAGTTCAACTACAGGTATAGCAGCCTTAGAATTAGGCAGGAAATTTATTGGAATAGATGCAGAAAAGCAATACTTGGATCTTTCAATCAAAAGATTTGAGCAAGCATTTTCAAAAAAAGACAAACTATGGTAG
- the flhB gene encoding flagellar biosynthesis protein FlhB gives MAEEQEKTEAPSTHKIQKAREEGNVAKSPEVVGFIGLLVGLFAIFIIFPFWLKNFEGIYIQALQYTSMDFTTENIFSLLLGFLRNILMMILPIFLALVIAGILGNIAQFGFLLSTKVLTPKLNKINPINGVKNLFSLKKILDGAMITLKVFIAFMVGFFIFGGFLGELEHIALFSVFDQMLWFRNKALLLISVLLILFFVMAMADFIIKKRQYTKSLRMSKQELKDEYKQQEGNPEIRAKIRQMMLKNSMSKMMSAIPNANVVVTNPTHYAVALRFGENDPAPVVVAKGIDHLAITIKGIAREHDIEIVENPKLARELYKEVDIDEPIPRVLFEAVAIVFAQVAKIQQEKGKKFL, from the coding sequence ATGGCTGAAGAACAAGAAAAAACTGAAGCCCCCTCCACACATAAAATTCAAAAAGCCAGGGAAGAGGGCAATGTTGCAAAAAGTCCTGAAGTTGTAGGATTTATAGGGCTTTTGGTGGGGTTATTTGCTATTTTTATCATTTTTCCTTTTTGGCTTAAGAATTTTGAAGGAATTTATATTCAAGCACTCCAATACACAAGCATGGATTTTACAACTGAAAATATTTTTAGCCTTCTTTTAGGATTTTTAAGAAATATTTTGATGATGATTTTGCCCATATTTTTAGCATTAGTTATTGCAGGAATACTAGGGAATATTGCGCAATTTGGATTCTTGTTGAGCACAAAAGTCCTTACCCCCAAATTAAACAAAATCAACCCAATCAATGGAGTAAAAAATCTTTTCTCACTCAAAAAAATTTTAGATGGAGCGATGATTACCTTAAAGGTTTTTATTGCTTTTATGGTAGGGTTTTTTATCTTTGGAGGTTTTTTAGGAGAACTCGAACATATCGCTCTATTTAGCGTATTTGATCAGATGCTTTGGTTTCGCAATAAAGCGCTTCTTCTCATCAGTGTTTTATTGATATTATTTTTTGTGATGGCTATGGCTGATTTTATTATCAAAAAACGCCAATACACCAAATCACTTCGCATGAGCAAACAAGAGCTTAAAGATGAATACAAACAGCAAGAAGGAAATCCTGAAATACGCGCCAAAATCCGTCAAATGATGCTTAAAAACTCAATGAGTAAAATGATGAGTGCTATCCCTAATGCCAATGTTGTTGTTACCAACCCCACTCATTATGCTGTTGCTTTACGTTTTGGAGAAAATGATCCCGCTCCGGTTGTTGTTGCAAAAGGTATTGATCATCTGGCTATCACGATTAAAGGAATCGCAAGAGAACATGATATTGAAATTGTAGAAAATCCAAAACTTGCCAGAGAACTCTATAAAGAGGTCGATATTGATGAGCCTATCCCCAGAGTGTTGTTTGAAGCTGTGGCAATTGTATTTGCACAAGTGGCCAAAATACAACAAGAAAAAGGCAAGAAATTTTTATAA
- a CDS encoding DNA adenine methylase, whose translation MVVALEQPKIKTCPIVKWAGGKRQLMFDLLDNMPKSYNRYFEPFIGGGALFFELQPQNAYISDRNEELINLYSTLREKVCELIEDLNKHENSREYFLKIRNIDRSKEYKKLSNIQRASRFIYLNKTCFNGLYRVNSQGHFNVPFGNYKNPKIIDTNNLIHCSGLLQKTQIEHADFSEILHNVQKGDFVYFDPPYVPLNQTSNFTSYTIDGFDKDMQFKLRDVCDELDLRGAKFMLSNSDTKLVNELYANYEIKKVFASRAINANGRSRGKIAEILVKNY comes from the coding sequence ATGGTAGTAGCTTTAGAACAACCAAAGATCAAAACATGCCCGATTGTTAAATGGGCCGGAGGGAAACGCCAACTTATGTTTGATTTGCTTGATAATATGCCAAAATCATACAATCGCTATTTTGAACCATTCATTGGGGGTGGAGCTCTATTTTTTGAATTGCAACCACAAAATGCCTACATCTCTGATAGGAATGAAGAATTGATCAATCTTTATAGCACTTTAAGAGAGAAAGTTTGCGAACTCATTGAAGATTTAAACAAGCATGAAAATTCTAGAGAATATTTTCTTAAAATTAGGAATATTGATAGGAGCAAAGAATATAAAAAACTTTCCAACATACAAAGAGCAAGCCGTTTTATTTACCTCAATAAAACTTGTTTTAACGGGTTGTATAGAGTAAATTCTCAAGGGCACTTTAATGTCCCTTTTGGGAATTATAAAAATCCAAAAATTATAGATACAAATAATTTAATACATTGTTCCGGTTTATTGCAAAAGACACAAATTGAGCATGCAGATTTTTCAGAAATTTTGCATAATGTCCAAAAAGGTGATTTTGTCTATTTTGATCCCCCTTATGTGCCATTAAACCAAACTTCAAATTTCACTTCATACACAATAGATGGTTTTGATAAAGACATGCAATTTAAATTAAGAGATGTTTGTGATGAGCTTGATTTAAGAGGTGCGAAGTTTATGCTTTCAAATTCAGATACAAAGCTAGTCAATGAGCTATATGCAAATTACGAAATAAAAAAAGTTTTTGCTTCCAGGGCAATTAACGCCAATGGTAGGAGT
- the moaA gene encoding GTP 3',8-cyclase MoaA, with product MLVDTFGRTIDYIRVSVTKQCNFRCQYCMPDTPMDFFDNENYMPLENIVSFLKIAIDEGIKKIRITGGEPLIRKDLDTFIASIYDYAPHVCIALTTNAFLLKKYAYSLKQAGLQRVNISLDSLKSDRIIKISRKDALHSILSGIDEAQRVGLKIKLNMVPLKGINDDEIISMLEYAKSKGILLRYIEYMENTHAKWGLKGFKEEEILSIIEQKYSVKQIEKENFGPAKIYETQENYAFGIIAPHNDDFCKSCNRLRLTSEGTICPCLYYQDAVNAQEAILSQNPNQIKQVLYQSVFNKPEKNHWNEEMNAEDISARAFYYTGG from the coding sequence ATGTTAGTTGATACTTTTGGAAGAACGATCGATTATATTCGTGTCTCAGTAACCAAACAGTGTAATTTTAGATGTCAGTATTGTATGCCGGATACACCAATGGATTTTTTTGACAACGAAAATTACATGCCCTTAGAGAATATTGTTTCGTTTTTAAAAATCGCTATTGATGAAGGGATAAAAAAAATTCGTATTACAGGCGGAGAACCCCTTATCCGAAAAGATTTAGATACTTTTATCGCTTCTATCTATGATTATGCCCCTCATGTTTGTATAGCTCTTACTACAAATGCTTTTTTGCTTAAAAAATACGCTTATTCTCTCAAGCAAGCCGGACTCCAAAGAGTTAATATCTCTCTGGATTCTCTCAAAAGCGATAGAATTATAAAAATTTCAAGAAAAGATGCGCTCCATTCAATATTATCAGGGATTGATGAAGCCCAAAGGGTTGGTTTAAAGATTAAGCTCAATATGGTTCCTTTGAAGGGCATCAATGATGATGAAATTATTAGTATGCTTGAATATGCCAAAAGTAAGGGTATCTTGCTTCGTTATATTGAATACATGGAGAACACACATGCTAAATGGGGTCTCAAAGGGTTTAAAGAAGAAGAAATCCTTTCAATCATAGAGCAAAAATATTCTGTGAAGCAAATTGAAAAAGAAAACTTTGGTCCTGCAAAAATTTATGAGACACAAGAGAATTATGCCTTTGGTATCATTGCACCTCATAATGATGATTTTTGCAAAAGTTGTAATCGTCTTCGCTTGACATCTGAGGGCACAATTTGTCCCTGTTTGTATTATCAAGATGCTGTTAATGCACAAGAAGCTATTCTCTCCCAAAACCCCAATCAAATCAAACAAGTCCTCTATCAATCTGTCTTTAATAAACCTGAAAAGAATCATTGGAACGAAGAAATGAATGCAGAAGATATATCTGCGAGAGCATTTTATTATACCGGTGGGTAA
- a CDS encoding fumarylacetoacetate hydrolase family protein — protein sequence MKILTFKKTKDSKDEVGILDSGAKKIISLNSLGIKVPSMQELIYKWDKKTEDTLLKAIYQKEGEFLIDEVIKLSPIPHPAQEIICLGINYLEHAKESAKFKKIAFSGKREEAVYFGKRVNSATPDGGNIPLHTQITQKLDYEAELGVIISKDAWNVKKENAFDYVFGYTIINDISARDVQIKHNQWYFGKSLEGCTPMGPWIATKDEFPTPPILEISSYVNGQLRQKSSTGLLIFDIPYVIEELSSGMVLKAGSILSMGTPSGVGMGFEPPRFLKNGDVVECHIEGIGCLKNTIKE from the coding sequence ATGAAAATTCTTACTTTCAAAAAAACTAAAGATTCAAAAGATGAAGTCGGTATTTTAGATTCCGGTGCTAAAAAGATTATCTCTTTAAATTCATTGGGCATAAAAGTACCTTCAATGCAAGAGCTTATTTATAAATGGGATAAAAAAACAGAAGATACGCTCTTAAAAGCAATTTACCAAAAAGAAGGAGAGTTTTTGATCGATGAAGTCATCAAACTTTCCCCTATCCCTCATCCTGCACAAGAGATTATTTGCTTGGGGATTAACTATCTCGAACATGCAAAAGAATCGGCAAAATTTAAAAAAATAGCCTTTAGCGGGAAACGTGAGGAAGCCGTATATTTTGGCAAACGCGTCAATAGCGCCACTCCCGATGGAGGCAATATTCCCCTCCACACTCAAATCACACAAAAACTTGATTATGAGGCTGAACTCGGTGTAATTATTAGCAAAGATGCATGGAATGTAAAAAAAGAAAATGCTTTTGATTATGTCTTTGGATATACAATTATCAATGATATAAGTGCAAGAGACGTGCAAATCAAACATAATCAATGGTATTTTGGCAAAAGCCTGGAAGGCTGCACTCCAATGGGACCATGGATTGCCACAAAAGATGAATTCCCTACCCCGCCCATCCTTGAAATATCCAGTTATGTCAATGGTCAGTTGCGTCAAAAAAGTTCTACAGGATTGCTGATTTTTGATATTCCCTACGTTATTGAAGAACTCAGCTCAGGGATGGTACTCAAGGCCGGAAGTATTCTGTCTATGGGAACCCCATCAGGTGTTGGGATGGGATTTGAACCTCCTAGGTTTCTCAAAAATGGAGATGTAGTAGAATGCCATATTGAAGGGATTGGTTGTTTAAAAAATACTATCAAAGAATGA
- a CDS encoding alpha/beta fold hydrolase: MEIIKNLTFKSNFGNIVYDKYLPDRNKAVVIQIAHGMIEHRGRYQWLCENLAQRGYIVFINDHRGHGDSIGNEITWGEMGKNGFEEATKDMLRFHNLIAQEFVGYKQVLLGHSMGSLLSRRFLQLYENKIDALILTGTPSPNLFLGFGSFIFRIFDRLGIKKYPKIGDLLSFNAKFQAYFKPKTNHSHHYWSCSDEEVIKAYLNDPKCRFRFTFNSFANLFEGMRKVFSSYPQKPQNTYLPILFLSGADDVCGNFSKGVQKACHHIQTQGYDNVTLKLYEDTRHEVFNEPNKMQIFQDMLVWLENEGL; encoded by the coding sequence ATGGAAATTATAAAAAATTTGACCTTTAAAAGTAATTTTGGAAATATTGTTTATGATAAATACCTCCCCGATCGCAATAAAGCAGTAGTGATACAAATCGCACATGGGATGATAGAGCATAGAGGAAGGTATCAATGGCTATGTGAGAATCTTGCTCAAAGAGGTTATATTGTTTTTATCAATGATCATCGTGGGCATGGGGATAGTATTGGCAATGAAATTACATGGGGTGAAATGGGAAAAAATGGCTTTGAAGAAGCTACAAAGGATATGCTTAGATTTCACAATCTGATTGCCCAAGAGTTTGTCGGCTATAAACAAGTGCTATTGGGGCATAGTATGGGCTCATTGCTTTCACGTAGATTTTTGCAACTTTATGAGAATAAAATTGATGCCCTTATTCTTACAGGCACACCTTCGCCTAATTTGTTTTTGGGGTTTGGTAGTTTTATCTTTAGGATATTTGATAGGCTTGGGATTAAAAAATATCCAAAAATAGGGGATTTATTGTCTTTCAATGCAAAATTTCAAGCTTATTTCAAGCCCAAAACAAACCATTCTCATCATTATTGGTCTTGCAGTGATGAAGAGGTTATCAAAGCCTATTTAAATGATCCAAAATGTCGGTTTCGTTTTACATTTAATAGTTTTGCAAATCTTTTTGAGGGGATGAGAAAAGTTTTTTCTTCCTATCCTCAAAAACCCCAAAATACTTATCTCCCTATTTTGTTTTTGAGTGGTGCAGATGATGTTTGTGGAAATTTCTCTAAAGGAGTGCAAAAAGCCTGCCACCATATCCAAACTCAAGGCTATGATAATGTAACACTCAAGCTTTATGAAGATACTCGTCATGAGGTTTTTAACGAACCCAACAAAATGCAAATATTTCAAGATATGCTTGTATGGCTTGAAAATGAGGGTTTATAG
- the mqnE gene encoding aminofutalosine synthase MqnE, whose product MDVLDRAINGDNLSVEELSRLYEYDIFTLGKFADEVRRKKYNDKVFFNMNRHINPSNICADVCKFCAFSASRKNPNPYEMSIDEILSQAISSYKRGAKEVHIVSAHNPNYTYQWFLDLFSEVKKALPHIHLKAMTAAEVDYLDRKFGIGYQKVLEDIAKAGVDSMPGGGAEIFDEKVRKHVCNGKVSSQRWIEIHKYWHSLGKMSNCTMLFGHIENRQNRIDHMLRIKNAQQDLNIVESKKGGFNAFIPLLYQRQNNYLKVEEFPSGQEILKTISIARIILDNVPHIKAYWATLSMNLALVAQEFGADDMDGTIEAESIQSAGGAKSKSGMGRDEMIAQIKNAGFRAIERDSLYNELQEW is encoded by the coding sequence ATGGATGTTTTAGATAGAGCCATCAATGGCGATAATTTGAGTGTTGAAGAATTATCAAGACTTTATGAATATGATATTTTTACATTAGGCAAATTTGCCGATGAAGTTCGAAGAAAAAAATATAATGACAAAGTTTTTTTCAATATGAACCGACATATCAACCCAAGCAATATTTGTGCAGATGTTTGTAAGTTTTGCGCATTTTCAGCCAGCAGGAAAAATCCCAACCCTTATGAAATGAGCATTGATGAAATTCTCTCTCAGGCAATTTCTTCTTATAAAAGGGGTGCAAAGGAAGTGCATATCGTAAGTGCCCATAATCCAAACTATACATACCAGTGGTTTTTAGATCTTTTTTCAGAAGTAAAAAAAGCACTCCCTCACATCCATCTCAAAGCAATGACAGCAGCTGAAGTAGATTATTTGGATAGAAAGTTTGGGATTGGTTATCAAAAAGTTCTTGAAGATATTGCAAAAGCAGGCGTAGATTCAATGCCCGGAGGAGGAGCAGAGATTTTTGATGAAAAAGTGAGGAAACATGTTTGTAATGGCAAGGTTAGCTCACAAAGATGGATAGAGATTCATAAATATTGGCATTCTTTAGGAAAAATGAGTAATTGCACAATGCTTTTTGGGCATATTGAAAATCGTCAAAACCGAATAGATCATATGTTGCGTATCAAAAATGCGCAACAAGATCTCAATATTGTTGAATCTAAAAAAGGAGGTTTCAATGCTTTTATACCTTTACTTTATCAAAGACAAAATAATTATCTCAAGGTAGAAGAGTTTCCTAGTGGGCAAGAAATTTTAAAAACTATCAGTATTGCCAGAATTATTTTAGATAATGTCCCTCATATCAAAGCTTATTGGGCAACATTAAGCATGAATCTTGCCTTGGTAGCCCAAGAGTTTGGGGCAGATGATATGGACGGGACTATTGAGGCTGAATCTATTCAATCTGCCGGAGGAGCAAAAAGCAAGTCCGGAATGGGTAGAGATGAAATGATTGCTCAAATTAAAAATGCAGGGTTTAGGGCTATTGAGAGAGATAGTCTTTATAATGAACTTCAAGAGTGGTAA
- a CDS encoding aminotransferase class I/II-fold pyridoxal phosphate-dependent enzyme has product MSNTQFQKETLAIHEGYVRDSQQTMSVPIYQSTAYAFDNSNQAGARFALQELGNIYSRLTNPTNEVLEKRLASLEGGASGVVSASGSAAIFYSIANVAGAGDNIIVADKIYGGSTNLFAHTIKRFGIEARVFCVDDISTLEPLIDSKTKAIFFESLSNPQIAIAPIEEITQIAKKHGIITICDNTVATPILCNPIKWGVDVVVHSLSKYASGQGSTIAGGIIDRDGLNDFIKNNPRYEHFNTPDPSYHGLVYTDVDLPIFNLRIRTALLRDIGATLSPFNAWLVLQGIETLKIRIYEHSHNAYKIAQFLKSHQNVHSVSYPGLVDNPYHTLSKKYFKEGLCSGLVSFEINGDFQKAKEICDQTKIFSIVVNIGDTKSLIVHPASTTHSQLSQTDLNKVGILPNTIRLSVGLENVDDLIDDLHKALDF; this is encoded by the coding sequence ATGTCAAATACACAATTTCAAAAAGAAACTCTGGCTATACATGAAGGCTATGTAAGGGATTCCCAACAAACTATGAGTGTTCCTATTTATCAAAGCACTGCTTATGCGTTTGATAATTCTAATCAGGCAGGGGCAAGATTTGCTCTTCAAGAGCTTGGAAATATTTATTCCAGATTGACTAATCCAACTAATGAAGTGCTTGAAAAACGTCTTGCATCTCTAGAAGGCGGGGCTAGCGGTGTTGTTAGCGCTAGTGGTTCTGCAGCAATTTTTTATTCTATTGCTAATGTTGCCGGGGCAGGAGATAATATTATTGTCGCGGATAAAATCTATGGGGGATCAACAAATTTATTTGCCCATACGATTAAAAGATTTGGAATAGAGGCAAGGGTATTTTGTGTTGATGATATTAGCACGCTTGAGCCTTTGATTGATTCTAAAACCAAAGCTATCTTTTTTGAAAGTTTGAGTAATCCTCAAATTGCTATTGCGCCTATTGAAGAAATCACCCAAATTGCAAAAAAGCATGGCATTATTACAATTTGTGATAATACTGTGGCCACACCCATACTCTGTAATCCAATAAAGTGGGGTGTAGATGTGGTAGTTCATAGTCTTAGCAAATATGCTAGCGGTCAAGGAAGCACTATCGCAGGAGGTATTATTGATAGAGATGGATTAAATGATTTTATTAAGAATAATCCCCGATATGAACATTTTAATACTCCGGATCCCAGTTATCATGGACTTGTTTATACCGATGTTGATCTGCCTATTTTTAATCTTAGAATTCGCACAGCACTTTTGCGAGATATTGGCGCGACATTGAGCCCGTTTAATGCATGGCTTGTATTGCAAGGAATTGAAACTCTAAAAATACGCATTTATGAGCATAGCCATAATGCCTATAAAATTGCACAATTTTTAAAGTCTCATCAAAATGTTCATTCGGTGAGTTATCCCGGACTTGTTGATAATCCCTATCACACACTTTCTAAAAAATATTTCAAAGAAGGCTTATGCAGTGGGCTTGTAAGTTTTGAGATTAATGGAGATTTCCAAAAAGCTAAAGAAATTTGCGATCAAACAAAGATTTTTAGCATTGTTGTCAATATTGGTGATACGAAATCGCTTATTGTCCATCCGGCTTCTACAACACACTCTCAACTTAGCCAAACAGATCTTAACAAAGTTGGTATTTTGCCTAATACAATTCGTTTAAGCGTAGGTTTGGAAAATGTTGATGATCTCATTGATGATCTCCATAAGGCTTTGGATTTCTAA
- a CDS encoding R.Pab1 family restriction endonuclease, producing the protein MQIDKLDEINKKIAIDIPLSAPSGKIRVKSRNSFYEYGLPVATRQQIFTQKHYIEWMIGYDVIKKQKEKIALTTLQNTEFMGSNKELKSLYELSEYCYYFKKWGIIKNSEILSLMEFLNKPTINDFLDSNPELEILRTHPKNKKILGIDFYCSEVKYPLLVHPFDKFDILVEIIIREKQRAIGAQPMVYVCFPVTELIEKNNTQLLGRCAKTKEFAHLILDFTHKNLLLGLFKIFGILSPAHNHDVLEILKIINKA; encoded by the coding sequence ATGCAAATTGATAAACTAGATGAAATAAATAAAAAGATTGCTATTGACATTCCCCTAAGCGCTCCAAGCGGAAAAATAAGAGTGAAATCCAGAAATAGTTTTTATGAATATGGGCTACCTGTTGCCACAAGACAACAAATTTTTACCCAAAAACATTATATTGAGTGGATGATTGGTTATGATGTGATTAAAAAGCAAAAAGAAAAAATAGCTCTTACAACACTACAGAATACAGAATTTATGGGATCAAATAAGGAGCTAAAATCTCTTTATGAACTGAGTGAATATTGTTATTATTTTAAAAAATGGGGTATTATTAAAAACAGTGAAATATTGAGTTTAATGGAATTTTTAAATAAGCCTACTATTAACGATTTTTTAGACTCCAATCCGGAACTTGAAATCTTAAGGACACACCCAAAGAATAAAAAAATTCTTGGGATTGATTTTTATTGTTCTGAAGTAAAATACCCTTTATTGGTGCATCCCTTTGATAAGTTTGATATTTTAGTTGAGATTATTATCAGAGAAAAACAAAGGGCTATTGGGGCACAACCTATGGTTTATGTTTGTTTTCCGGTTACAGAATTGATTGAAAAAAATAATACGCAACTTCTGGGGAGATGCGCAAAAACAAAGGAATTTGCTCATTTAATTTTGGATTTTACTCACAAAAACCTATTGTTAGGATTGTTTAAGATTTTTGGAATTTTAAGCCCTGCACACAATCATGATGTCTTAGAGATTTTGAAAATCATCAACAAAGCATAA
- the mobA gene encoding molybdenum cofactor guanylyltransferase MobA, giving the protein MCKIKTLNCVILTGGKSSRMGSNKALLPFGNVANLLTYQYNKMCKIFQNVFISCKESLDFDLKSACLYENRNIFSPLVGIESSFLHLKEKKIFFISVDAPFIKAHTIETLCSVHKDYDVIYPKTNQKSHYLIALWDYNTCDQITQTLQEKEYKIGKLIDKLHTYCIDFEDEEEFNNLNTPKDYQHALSYLRKQNG; this is encoded by the coding sequence GTGTGTAAAATCAAAACCCTTAATTGCGTCATTCTAACCGGAGGAAAAAGTTCTCGAATGGGAAGCAACAAAGCTCTTCTCCCCTTCGGTAATGTGGCAAATTTACTCACTTATCAATACAACAAAATGTGTAAAATTTTCCAAAATGTTTTTATATCTTGCAAGGAAAGTTTAGATTTTGATTTAAAAAGCGCGTGCTTATATGAAAATAGGAATATCTTTTCTCCACTTGTTGGGATTGAAAGTTCCTTTTTACACCTCAAAGAAAAAAAAATATTTTTTATCAGTGTAGATGCTCCATTCATCAAAGCGCATACCATAGAAACTTTGTGCTCTGTACATAAAGATTATGATGTCATTTATCCCAAAACAAACCAAAAATCACACTATCTTATTGCCTTATGGGATTATAATACTTGTGATCAAATAACCCAAACACTCCAAGAAAAAGAATACAAGATAGGCAAGCTCATAGACAAACTCCACACATATTGTATTGATTTTGAAGATGAAGAAGAGTTTAACAATCTCAATACACCAAAGGATTATCAACACGCCCTGTCATATTTAAGGAAACAAAATGGCTGA
- a CDS encoding N-6 DNA methylase, translating into MTFQSHLNQEQAVNLGSFYTPSYIVAIVYDMLFKQISHQKADTKDFVLLDSSCGYGSFLETPLNFCAKIGSDIDEQAIEIAKNNFKNLKNPPLFLTTNSLCNLKREKFHIKKSDKLIIVGNPPYNDKTSIIKNHIKTQKGFMIDPIFKHRDLGISFLLSFAHLQADFICVLHPLSYLIKESNFKSMKEFYKNYTLIDSLLISSEVFCPNSSSFFPILIGLYKKNAGGMDYDYIKNYTFKTIQNKSFRLSDFDFIAKYIDKYPNKKRILLSQKVAMFYTMRDINALRRSRTFITKDCANAIYIPKSKYSLYCFVDVFKQILKHVPYYLGNCDVMIDYEEFLKLEHAFIESSQTKILDDKIIDYFKNLLKGHYAN; encoded by the coding sequence ATGACATTTCAATCGCACTTAAATCAAGAACAAGCTGTTAATTTAGGGAGTTTTTACACCCCTTCTTATATTGTTGCAATCGTTTATGACATGCTTTTTAAACAAATATCTCACCAAAAAGCTGATACAAAAGATTTTGTCCTTTTAGATAGCTCTTGTGGTTATGGCAGTTTTTTGGAAACTCCTTTAAATTTTTGCGCAAAAATTGGATCTGATATTGATGAACAAGCTATTGAAATAGCCAAAAATAATTTTAAAAATTTAAAAAATCCTCCATTATTTTTAACAACCAACTCACTCTGCAATCTCAAGAGAGAGAAATTTCATATCAAAAAATCTGACAAATTAATTATTGTAGGCAATCCCCCTTACAATGACAAAACTTCAATCATAAAAAATCATATAAAAACTCAAAAAGGCTTTATGATTGATCCTATTTTTAAACATAGAGATTTGGGGATAAGTTTTTTACTCTCATTTGCGCACTTACAAGCTGATTTTATCTGCGTTTTACATCCCCTTTCATATTTGATTAAAGAATCTAATTTTAAATCCATGAAGGAATTTTATAAAAATTATACTCTTATAGATTCTCTACTCATCAGCTCAGAGGTATTTTGCCCAAACTCTTCAAGTTTTTTCCCTATTTTAATAGGGCTTTATAAAAAAAATGCCGGGGGCATGGATTATGATTACATCAAAAATTACACCTTCAAAACAATACAAAATAAGTCCTTTAGGCTGAGTGATTTTGATTTTATTGCTAAATATATTGATAAATACCCCAATAAAAAAAGAATTTTATTATCACAGAAAGTAGCAATGTTCTATACGATGCGAGATATTAATGCGCTCAGACGTTCCCGGACATTCATCACCAAAGATTGTGCCAATGCAATCTATATTCCAAAATCAAAATATAGCCTTTATTGTTTTGTAGATGTATTCAAACAAATCCTCAAACATGTTCCTTATTATCTGGGGAATTGTGATGTGATGATTGATTATGAGGAGTTTCTAAAATTAGAGCATGCATTCATAGAATCTTCCCAGACAAAAATTTTGGATGACAAAATCATAGATTATTTCAAGAATTTATTGAAGGGACATTATGCAAATTGA